Proteins from a genomic interval of Candidatus Paceibacterota bacterium:
- a CDS encoding PEP-CTERM sorting domain-containing protein, with protein sequence MMCIKQMEFVMIRRSLSLFAVTFALIVCVSQVASAAFVNQSYHLPSIGHIYTWGENHSTSETTLSLDLQSPEYEVRSTGSSVQFTNDGQGYVFLSIGAIKRDSGVRNLSNMNSNSNVVFDDVVLYSYASTGHYLDEHTGAKMSTGNAFIEMSPFIATWSDFQLSSHYDDVDAARYLWLSLSARIEYIGTNPDTIAMLDGFSTMSMVPEPSSLGLLGGMVISTLRRKR encoded by the coding sequence ATGATGTGTATCAAACAAATGGAGTTCGTTATGATCCGTCGTTCTTTGTCACTGTTTGCAGTTACCTTCGCTTTGATCGTTTGCGTAAGTCAGGTGGCTTCTGCGGCATTTGTGAATCAGTCGTACCATCTGCCCAGCATCGGCCACATCTACACATGGGGTGAAAACCATTCAACCAGTGAAACCACCCTCAGTCTCGACCTTCAATCTCCGGAATACGAGGTGCGAAGTACGGGATCAAGTGTGCAGTTTACCAATGATGGACAAGGGTACGTATTCCTGTCAATCGGCGCAATCAAGCGCGATTCGGGAGTTCGTAACCTCTCCAACATGAACTCGAACAGCAATGTTGTCTTTGATGACGTGGTGCTTTACAGCTACGCATCAACCGGCCACTACCTCGACGAGCACACCGGCGCCAAGATGAGCACCGGAAACGCATTCATTGAAATGTCGCCGTTCATTGCCACCTGGTCTGATTTTCAGCTCAGTTCGCACTACGATGACGTTGACGCTGCACGCTATCTCTGGCTCAGTCTCTCGGCCCGTATCGAGTACATCGGTACGAACCCAGACACCATCGCAATGCTCGACGGTTTCAGCACCATGAGCATGGTGCCCGAACCGAGCTCGCTCGGCCTTCTCGGCGGCATGGTGATTTCCACCTTACGTCGTAAGCGCTGA
- the obgE gene encoding GTPase ObgE, which translates to MAFIDEIELELSAGKGGNGVVRWRHEKGKEYSGPSGGDGGRGGDVHLRAIRDVALLMRYRNNNKFAADPGEAGMKNSMHGKSGKDLVLELPIGSIIVNKETGKEYRLDVEGQEIEVLKGGNGGYGNEHFKASTNTKPIEWTPGKDGESGIFSIELELIADAGLVGFPNAGKSSLINALTRARAKVAAYQFTTLEPNLGDMEGFIVADIPGLIEGASEGKGLGHKFLRHIRRTKMLFHCISLENEDMEGAYKTIRGELELYDHALAEKPEVILFTKSDIIEDPKVLAKRIKDAEKQVRKAAGKTAADRIRACMAVTILDDEKMKEAKDTLVKILRAG; encoded by the coding sequence ATGGCATTTATTGATGAAATTGAGCTGGAACTGTCAGCTGGAAAGGGTGGAAATGGTGTAGTTCGCTGGAGGCATGAGAAGGGAAAGGAGTATTCAGGTCCTTCTGGTGGTGATGGTGGACGCGGCGGCGATGTACATCTTCGAGCAATTCGAGATGTGGCTCTTTTGATGCGCTACAGAAACAACAACAAGTTCGCAGCTGATCCTGGTGAAGCTGGAATGAAGAACAGCATGCACGGGAAAAGTGGAAAAGACCTTGTACTTGAGTTGCCAATTGGATCCATTATTGTGAACAAAGAAACCGGCAAGGAATATCGTCTCGATGTTGAAGGACAAGAGATTGAAGTCTTGAAAGGTGGAAATGGCGGATATGGTAACGAACACTTCAAAGCCTCAACAAATACAAAACCTATTGAATGGACTCCTGGAAAAGACGGTGAGTCAGGAATATTTTCTATTGAACTTGAACTTATCGCTGACGCGGGTCTCGTTGGATTTCCAAACGCTGGTAAGTCTAGTCTCATCAATGCACTGACTCGTGCTCGCGCAAAAGTTGCCGCATACCAATTCACGACACTTGAACCAAACCTCGGTGACATGGAAGGATTTATTGTCGCTGACATTCCGGGATTGATTGAAGGTGCTTCAGAAGGAAAAGGATTGGGACATAAATTCCTACGACACATCAGAAGGACAAAAATGCTCTTTCACTGTATTTCTCTTGAAAATGAAGACATGGAAGGGGCGTATAAAACTATTCGTGGAGAACTCGAGCTCTATGACCACGCACTCGCAGAAAAGCCTGAAGTTATTTTGTTTACCAAGTCAGATATTATTGAAGACCCGAAAGTACTTGCAAAGCGTATCAAGGATGCGGAGAAACAGGTTCGTAAAGCTGCAGGAAAAACAGCTGCCGATCGTATCCGCGCATGCATGGCGGTTACAATTCTCGATGATGAGAAAATGAAAGAAGCAAAAGATACGCTGGTTAAAATATTACGGGCTGGGTAA
- a CDS encoding MYG1 family protein: MSLHQPLDNKDLRGAGSTTQIQVAVTHNARFHADDVFASAVIRLVSPGIKFIRTRDPDQIAQADLVFDVGDIHDDETLRFDHHQFGGAGERANGVPYASFGLVWKKFGAGICGSQEVADRVDSRLVQAIDAMDNGLSLHEATRPGLHPYLFFNVVIAMNPTWKEGDELADQNFLKVSEFAEIILVREIAHAKAGLEARDKVLEAYHAAPDKRIIVIDSNYPYAEALIQFPEPLYVVRPNTQSTTWKVECVPAKLASFENRKWLPKSWGGKRDGVLEAATGVPGSIFCHNKRFLITAKDKETCIKLAEIAADAPAKPLE; this comes from the coding sequence TTCCATGCAGATGATGTGTTTGCATCAGCGGTAATAAGGCTGGTAAGTCCGGGAATTAAATTCATACGCACTCGTGATCCTGATCAGATTGCACAAGCTGATCTCGTATTTGATGTGGGGGACATTCATGACGATGAAACACTTCGTTTTGATCACCATCAATTTGGTGGAGCAGGAGAGAGAGCAAATGGTGTTCCATATGCATCGTTTGGATTAGTCTGGAAAAAATTCGGTGCTGGTATTTGCGGGTCTCAAGAAGTAGCAGATCGAGTGGACTCTCGGTTAGTTCAGGCAATAGACGCAATGGATAATGGACTTTCACTCCATGAAGCTACACGACCTGGACTTCATCCGTATTTATTTTTCAATGTTGTTATTGCGATGAATCCAACATGGAAAGAAGGAGATGAACTCGCAGATCAAAACTTCTTAAAAGTCAGTGAATTTGCAGAGATCATTCTTGTGCGTGAAATTGCTCATGCAAAAGCGGGTCTTGAAGCAAGAGATAAAGTACTTGAGGCGTACCATGCTGCACCTGACAAACGAATTATTGTCATTGATAGCAATTATCCATACGCAGAAGCACTCATTCAATTTCCAGAGCCGCTATATGTTGTTAGACCAAACACTCAAAGTACAACATGGAAAGTTGAGTGCGTGCCAGCAAAGCTAGCTTCATTTGAAAATAGAAAGTGGCTTCCAAAATCATGGGGAGGAAAGAGAGATGGTGTACTTGAAGCAGCTACTGGTGTTCCAGGATCAATATTCTGCCACAACAAACGATTTCTTATAACCGCAAAAGACAAAGAGACGTGTATTAAACTTGCAGAGATTGCAGCTGACGCACCTGCTAAACCATTAGAGTAA
- a CDS encoding tail fiber domain-containing protein → MKSYFRITAFFFGLIAVSTIFLSAVPVEKLRAFSFGNYIGGIYCTTLGSCEMKGPSSFAYVATPQTAPIIVYPQGSTEYVYDTHTVQTIREVTVPGITREEVIAQIDVRMRELLRAQPNVSLDRVNKRIDSFREDMADRFSDVNGDISDLQDDIGAIDFSRALSVTDTATSSIAGLLSLAQYVVLAEITPPSDTSNSLYNDGGNLYWAGNLLAGAAVGNWASNGTDVWRASGNVGVGTNTPTHTLTVDGGGYTSVRFFNGSNTLGGGMFLGAGGDSIGLVMQGGEYNSSGFVARATYASDLFFNNGYVQLRTDSELTPGSTYNPTTRLIIDRSGLVGIGNSSPLAQLHVTATASTTKGLIIRGASNQSSTLQEWQNSAGTALTVINASGSIGIGTTTPAEKFDIYNGNIRFGQPTYNSSSFIKFYAQNSYYNAHIKFSQDVTTNSGNIEFFTGRNGSTGGNVDFVTTVGGTPYLRFQGSSGNVGIGTTSPQFTLTIATTSSGIAPALGITNNAVAAANVGSSLGFYGWSAGSNFTTGLVTGAWEAASTNDSYLAFSTRGSNTIGEKLRITSVGNVGIGSTSPIAKLSIVGSAGSNPLVVASSTGTSLLTVSQTGALTVSSSGSFGGTVTGTNLTAGYGDGTIIPYGWYATLVVPGGTSATSRGITISGSDTVAGDVRVAVGTTSRGTYPSRFNVLQGDIAIDTGYGLQVAVNGTANRILGTGYGNGTTIASGQYIHMFPYGASSTSTGSVLWVNDNDRMDIRLGLKTGFPKSALDVVGGVSIGTYGGVTAAPSNGLIVSGNVGIGTTTPGSLLTVGGNISGDIVTANTRLITNDIRSSGTLFFNTNINTGSAYSFLVSGTSFVVSPDADLRGNIRNGVGNVTFVPSTNSRIGIIIRGVAAQSADLFQIQDSSSNTLLNITAAGSLGIGTTSPAKKLHVYVSSDDAPVRFEDTNGYCEINPTSTTWTCTSDERLKKDVASIDPLTSLERITALRPVSFQWNSQSDDTKRFGLIAQEVEKIFPELVSTDSKTGYKSVAYGNLTPFIINSIQELDLKVKTINEQLETISYESFMANTLTSLKKLVVETFTVGSQENPTGITLYDEVTGEPYCVKIKNGKMTTTELECGAKPIDDPGPAPTPIPLPIDPISEEQVVGGSHVEKEDILESIEVSTEITEEVQVDSNRSPQSNDSGEAENQSVAEETNE, encoded by the coding sequence GTGAAATCGTACTTCCGAATTACGGCTTTTTTCTTTGGATTAATAGCTGTATCAACTATCTTCCTTTCTGCGGTTCCGGTTGAAAAATTACGTGCATTTTCATTTGGAAATTATATTGGTGGAATATACTGCACCACCCTCGGTTCATGTGAAATGAAAGGGCCGTCGTCTTTTGCATACGTTGCAACTCCACAAACTGCCCCTATCATTGTGTATCCTCAGGGATCAACAGAATATGTCTATGATACCCACACTGTCCAAACCATCCGTGAAGTGACAGTACCAGGGATCACCCGTGAAGAAGTGATTGCTCAAATCGATGTTCGTATGAGAGAACTCCTCCGAGCTCAACCGAATGTCTCTCTTGATCGTGTGAACAAGCGCATCGATTCATTTCGTGAAGATATGGCTGATCGGTTCAGTGATGTCAATGGGGACATCTCAGACCTTCAAGATGACATAGGTGCCATTGACTTCTCTCGTGCGCTTTCAGTTACGGACACCGCTACTTCATCAATTGCAGGGCTACTCTCTTTGGCACAGTATGTTGTCCTTGCGGAAATTACTCCCCCTTCTGATACCTCAAACTCTCTCTATAACGATGGGGGTAATTTGTACTGGGCAGGAAACCTCCTAGCTGGTGCTGCCGTTGGAAACTGGGCATCGAATGGAACTGATGTCTGGAGGGCGAGTGGAAATGTTGGGGTGGGGACTAACACACCAACACATACACTTACTGTGGATGGTGGAGGCTATACCAGTGTTCGTTTTTTCAATGGTTCGAACACTTTGGGAGGGGGAATGTTTCTTGGTGCAGGAGGTGATTCTATTGGTCTTGTAATGCAAGGTGGAGAGTATAACTCTTCAGGATTTGTTGCTCGAGCAACATATGCATCAGATTTATTTTTTAATAATGGATATGTACAGCTACGAACTGATTCTGAACTAACGCCAGGCTCAACATATAACCCAACTACTCGGTTAATAATTGATCGTTCAGGATTAGTTGGTATCGGTAACTCAAGTCCATTGGCACAACTTCATGTAACAGCAACAGCAAGCACAACTAAAGGATTAATTATTCGTGGTGCTTCAAATCAAAGTTCTACTTTACAAGAATGGCAAAATTCTGCTGGCACGGCACTTACGGTAATTAATGCGTCCGGAAGTATTGGAATTGGCACAACGACTCCAGCGGAAAAATTTGATATTTACAATGGAAATATCCGATTTGGACAGCCTACATATAACAGTTCATCGTTTATAAAATTTTATGCTCAAAACTCTTACTACAATGCTCACATTAAATTTTCTCAGGATGTAACAACCAATTCAGGAAATATTGAATTTTTTACTGGACGTAATGGATCAACAGGTGGAAATGTTGATTTTGTAACAACAGTGGGTGGTACACCGTATCTGAGATTCCAAGGAAGTAGTGGTAATGTCGGGATTGGAACAACTTCTCCACAATTTACTTTAACAATAGCTACAACTTCCTCAGGTATTGCACCTGCACTAGGAATAACTAATAATGCGGTAGCGGCAGCAAACGTAGGATCATCACTTGGTTTTTACGGTTGGTCAGCAGGAAGTAATTTTACTACTGGACTGGTGACTGGTGCTTGGGAAGCTGCATCAACTAATGATTCTTACCTGGCCTTTTCTACAAGGGGTTCAAATACCATAGGAGAAAAATTAAGAATAACTTCTGTAGGAAACGTCGGTATTGGTTCTACTTCGCCAATCGCCAAGCTGTCAATTGTTGGATCAGCGGGCTCTAATCCGTTAGTGGTTGCGTCATCAACAGGCACCTCTTTACTTACCGTTTCACAAACTGGAGCATTAACGGTTTCAAGTAGCGGATCATTCGGGGGTACCGTGACAGGCACGAATCTTACGGCAGGATATGGTGACGGAACAATTATTCCATACGGTTGGTATGCAACATTGGTCGTTCCGGGTGGAACAAGTGCAACTAGTAGAGGTATTACAATCTCAGGTAGCGATACTGTGGCGGGAGATGTGCGTGTTGCAGTTGGAACTACCAGCAGAGGTACTTATCCTTCTCGATTCAATGTGTTACAAGGAGATATTGCAATTGATACTGGATACGGGCTTCAGGTTGCTGTAAATGGAACCGCAAACCGTATTTTGGGTACAGGATATGGAAATGGTACAACGATTGCAAGTGGTCAGTATATTCATATGTTTCCATACGGTGCTTCATCGACGAGTACTGGGTCAGTGTTATGGGTAAACGACAACGATCGAATGGACATTCGTCTCGGTCTCAAGACCGGTTTTCCTAAGTCAGCATTGGATGTTGTTGGAGGGGTGTCTATTGGTACATATGGTGGTGTAACCGCTGCGCCAAGTAATGGACTGATTGTTAGTGGGAACGTTGGAATTGGCACTACGACACCAGGCTCGCTTCTTACTGTAGGAGGTAATATTAGTGGTGACATAGTTACTGCAAATACTAGGTTGATTACCAACGACATAAGAAGTAGTGGAACTTTGTTTTTTAATACCAACATCAATACCGGGTCTGCGTATAGTTTTCTTGTTAGTGGTACTTCATTTGTTGTTAGCCCAGATGCAGATCTACGAGGAAATATTCGAAATGGAGTTGGGAATGTTACATTTGTTCCAAGTACGAATAGTAGAATTGGTATTATAATCAGAGGTGTTGCGGCACAAAGTGCTGATCTTTTTCAAATTCAAGATAGTTCCTCGAATACTCTCTTAAATATAACTGCAGCTGGTTCCCTAGGAATCGGTACAACCTCTCCTGCAAAGAAACTTCATGTATATGTTTCAAGTGATGATGCTCCCGTTCGATTTGAAGATACAAACGGGTATTGTGAAATCAACCCAACATCAACAACGTGGACATGTACTTCCGACGAACGATTAAAGAAAGACGTGGCTTCAATTGATCCACTAACATCACTTGAACGTATCACAGCACTTCGCCCGGTTTCATTCCAATGGAATTCTCAGTCTGATGATACAAAGCGGTTTGGATTGATTGCTCAAGAAGTAGAAAAGATATTCCCAGAGCTTGTCTCAACTGATTCAAAAACTGGATATAAATCAGTTGCGTATGGAAATCTCACTCCATTTATTATTAACTCTATCCAAGAATTAGACCTGAAAGTTAAGACAATCAATGAGCAACTAGAAACGATTTCATATGAAAGTTTTATGGCGAACACCCTCACTTCCTTAAAGAAATTAGTTGTCGAGACGTTTACTGTGGGCTCTCAAGAAAACCCAACAGGTATTACGTTATACGATGAAGTAACAGGAGAGCCATATTGTGTGAAGATTAAAAATGGAAAAATGACAACGACTGAATTAGAGTGTGGGGCTAAACCAATAGACGATCCAGGTCCGGCACCTACTCCAATTCCACTCCCAATTGATCCCATCAGTGAAGAACAGGTTGTGGGTGGATCGCACGTTGAAAAAGAGGATATACTTGAATCTATAGAAGTATCAACAGAAATAACTGAAGAGGTGCAAGTAGACTCAAATAGGTCTCCACAAAGCAATGACTCAGGAGAGGCAGAAAATCAGTCAGTAGCAGAAGAAACAAATGAATAA
- the gatB gene encoding Asp-tRNA(Asn)/Glu-tRNA(Gln) amidotransferase subunit GatB: MYRTTIGLEIHAELATLTKMFCSCKNDPDERRPNQNICPVCMGHPGTLPTINAQAVKNVLKVGIAVGGTLPDFTEFDRKNYFYPDIPKGYQLSQYKYPLVSGGELAGVKLTRIHLEEDTARSSHESEGGSLVDFNRAGVPLMELVTEPVISSAAEASRFARELQILLQYLGVAEANMEKGEMRVEANISVSKTETFGTKVEVKNLNSFKSAERAIEYEVARHIALLEKGETVTQETRGFDESTGTTFSQRKKEDSHDYRYFPDPDLPKLYLSQIPEFTREVLEKEIRETPAQKRIRYAQEFGLKEQDVEFYVYGHPVWDTYFEEAVVALVSKEKSAIQTLSNFIVSDIAGIAKNEDGGAEAVLLRVTPAHIAEVVGMFTGGELSSRGAKDVIAHIVKEENAGSARAIAEAHSLIQKNDSGAIEKIVEEIISLHPGPVAEFKAGKVASLQFLIGQGMKASKGSANPVMLKEIFTAKLS, encoded by the coding sequence ATGTATCGAACTACTATCGGACTTGAAATACACGCTGAACTAGCAACGCTTACAAAAATGTTTTGTTCGTGTAAGAACGATCCAGACGAACGTCGTCCGAATCAGAATATTTGTCCAGTTTGTATGGGACACCCTGGAACACTTCCAACAATCAATGCCCAGGCAGTTAAGAATGTATTAAAGGTTGGTATTGCAGTTGGTGGAACACTGCCAGACTTTACAGAATTTGACCGAAAGAACTATTTCTACCCAGATATTCCAAAGGGATATCAGTTGAGTCAGTACAAGTATCCACTTGTTTCAGGTGGTGAACTTGCTGGAGTGAAACTCACTCGTATTCATCTTGAGGAAGACACAGCTCGATCAAGTCATGAATCAGAAGGTGGAAGTCTTGTTGATTTTAACCGCGCAGGAGTTCCTCTTATGGAGCTTGTGACTGAGCCGGTAATTAGTAGTGCCGCTGAAGCGTCTCGTTTTGCACGTGAGCTACAAATTCTTTTACAGTATCTAGGTGTTGCTGAAGCAAACATGGAAAAAGGAGAAATGCGTGTTGAGGCAAACATTTCAGTGAGTAAGACAGAAACATTTGGAACAAAAGTTGAGGTTAAGAACCTAAATTCATTTAAGTCAGCAGAGCGGGCAATTGAATATGAAGTTGCACGACACATCGCACTTCTCGAAAAAGGAGAAACAGTCACACAAGAAACGCGAGGATTCGATGAAAGTACTGGTACAACTTTTTCACAGAGAAAGAAAGAAGACTCTCACGATTATCGATATTTCCCAGACCCTGATTTGCCTAAATTATACCTTTCTCAAATTCCAGAGTTTACTCGTGAAGTATTAGAAAAGGAAATCCGAGAAACTCCTGCACAGAAGCGAATTCGATATGCACAAGAATTTGGCCTCAAAGAACAGGATGTAGAATTTTATGTGTATGGTCATCCAGTGTGGGACACGTATTTTGAAGAGGCGGTGGTTGCACTCGTTTCAAAAGAAAAGAGTGCAATACAGACACTTTCAAACTTTATAGTTTCTGATATTGCTGGTATTGCAAAGAATGAGGATGGTGGTGCTGAAGCGGTACTACTTCGTGTAACGCCTGCACACATTGCAGAGGTAGTTGGTATGTTTACTGGTGGCGAGCTCTCATCGCGCGGTGCAAAAGATGTCATTGCACATATTGTAAAAGAAGAAAATGCAGGTAGTGCTCGTGCTATTGCTGAGGCACATAGTTTGATACAGAAAAATGATAGTGGAGCAATTGAGAAAATTGTTGAAGAAATTATTTCACTTCACCCTGGACCTGTTGCTGAATTTAAAGCTGGAAAAGTTGCGTCACTACAATTCCTCATTGGACAAGGTATGAAAGCATCAAAGGGTTCTGCAAACCCAGTCATGCTCAAAGAAATATTTACCGCTAAGCTTTCATAG
- a CDS encoding FAD-dependent oxidoreductase codes for MSEFKNNSPWIYQVNKQGYNLTSQVEGKDIETDVAIIGGGIAGIATAFFTLKYTNKSVVLLEGYKIAHGATGHNAGQITSYFERSLQSLKEEYGLEQTVAAQKAIDTAWLLLDEIYTDAQLTIPFARFIGHSGLSSTSQILHFLKENIVRKEGGTATEFIRIADHVDVGVPLDQYEGLYERIPQEKILQMLETEDDSYIASMSFQKGCMNSALFCYEAASYMLRAYKDRFRIFEHSRVGKILLRKDNAVLDVGTYEVCAKKVVLCTNGFKHLTIIGEDGLESNAKFHHLVKGTVGYMSGYVENTSKPPTAISYFIDPAHTNDDPYFYMTRRQFEYADEAPVTDSQSLICIGGPEGELADHEGYSTNDEYPEIAAEGIQKFVEKTLKKGEKVSYGFTWHGLMGYTRSRMRLIGPDPKHQPLMYNLGCNGVGILPSLHGGRKIASVLAGQIQEKSIFDVPSDIPKS; via the coding sequence ATGAGTGAGTTTAAAAATAACTCTCCGTGGATCTATCAAGTCAATAAACAAGGCTATAACTTAACTAGTCAGGTTGAAGGCAAGGACATCGAAACTGATGTTGCGATTATCGGTGGGGGTATTGCTGGAATCGCTACTGCCTTTTTTACACTCAAATACACCAATAAGTCAGTAGTACTCTTAGAAGGATATAAGATCGCACACGGAGCTACCGGACACAACGCTGGGCAAATTACGAGCTATTTCGAACGGTCACTCCAAAGCCTCAAGGAAGAATATGGACTAGAGCAGACAGTCGCGGCACAAAAGGCAATTGATACTGCGTGGTTATTACTTGATGAGATATATACTGATGCACAATTAACCATTCCATTTGCACGGTTCATTGGACATAGTGGCCTTTCGAGTACTTCTCAAATATTACATTTCTTGAAAGAAAATATAGTCAGAAAGGAAGGTGGTACTGCAACCGAATTTATTAGAATTGCTGATCATGTCGATGTTGGTGTGCCACTTGATCAATATGAAGGATTGTACGAACGAATCCCTCAAGAAAAGATTCTTCAGATGCTTGAGACAGAAGACGATTCGTATATTGCGAGCATGTCATTTCAAAAAGGGTGCATGAACAGCGCACTGTTTTGTTATGAAGCTGCGTCATATATGCTTCGTGCATACAAAGATCGATTTCGCATTTTTGAACACAGTCGGGTGGGTAAAATTTTACTTAGAAAAGACAATGCAGTGCTCGATGTTGGTACATATGAAGTGTGTGCAAAAAAAGTTGTGTTGTGCACCAATGGTTTCAAACATTTAACCATTATTGGGGAAGACGGACTGGAATCCAATGCGAAATTCCACCACTTGGTAAAGGGTACAGTTGGGTACATGTCAGGATATGTTGAAAATACTTCAAAGCCACCAACGGCAATTAGTTATTTCATTGATCCTGCCCACACGAATGATGATCCGTATTTCTACATGACACGCAGGCAATTTGAATATGCCGATGAAGCACCTGTAACAGATAGTCAGAGTCTTATTTGCATTGGAGGACCAGAGGGAGAACTGGCTGATCATGAGGGGTATTCAACAAACGACGAATATCCGGAAATTGCAGCAGAAGGAATACAAAAGTTTGTTGAAAAAACTCTAAAAAAAGGAGAAAAGGTGTCATATGGATTTACGTGGCACGGTCTTATGGGGTACACAAGATCACGCATGAGGCTAATTGGACCAGACCCAAAGCATCAACCATTGATGTATAACTTAGGTTGTAACGGAGTGGGTATTTTACCGTCACTTCATGGTGGAAGAAAAATAGCGTCTGTGTTGGCTGGACAAATACAGGAAAAATCTATTTTTGATGTGCCGTCAGATATCCCCAAATCTTAA